One region of Oryza sativa Japonica Group chromosome 5, ASM3414082v1 genomic DNA includes:
- the LOC4339453 gene encoding myosin-17 isoform X1: protein MAATLKIVLGSHIWLEDKDLAWIDGEVFRIEGQKAHIRTTNGNMVVASISDIHPKDTEVHSDGIDDMIRLSYLHEPGVLNNLSVRYAKNIIYTYTGNILIAINPFQRLPHLAEPHTMEKYKGANFGELDPHVFAIADISYRQMMNERKSNSILVSGESGAGKTETTKMLMRYLAFLGGRSRTGGRTVEQQVLESNPVLEAFGNAKTVRNNNSSRFGKFVEIQFDKSGKISGAAIRTYLLERSRVCQINSPERNYHCFYFLCAAPSEEIRKYNLGDPSSFHYLNQSTCIKVDGISDNEEYLATRSAMNTVGITEQEQEAIFRVVAAVLHLGNINFVKGREVDSSVIKDEKARFHLNAAAELLMCDHGKLENALIKRKINTPEGVITTTVDPNSATVSRDGLAKQIYSRLFDWLVSRLNASIGQDENSQYLIGVLDIYGFESFKTNSFEQLCINFTNEKLQQHFNQNVFKMEQEEYNREQIDWSYIEFVDNQDVLDLIEKKPGGIVALLDEACMFPKCTHESFSQKLYEKFKNHKRFSKPKLSRTAFTIQHYAGEVTYQSDHFLDKNRDYVVVEHQELLNASTCSFVSGLFPSVQEENTKSSKSSIANRFKGQLHDLMETLSSTEPHYIRCIKPNNLLKPATFENANVLHQLRCSGVLEAIRISCAGYPTRKLFRDFLQRFRIIAPDFFKERNDEKVICQKILDKMGLQGYQIGRTKVFLRAGQMAELDARRTEVQNRAARAVQSRFRTHVAREQFLMLHNTSISFQSFVRAILACKLHLLLRKQAAALKIQKNVRCYFASKSFSELRSSAITLQTGLRAFGAYNEYIRRKQNKASTDIQTQWRSHRDNSNYLKLKRSVLIYQCAWRIQVAKGKLRKLKMAARDTEALKVEKGKLEEHIEELSSRLCLEKKLRSDLENSKATEISKLQTTLHEMERRVEEARATQERESAKKVVEEALVLEREKIALLTKEVEELKVLLLKEQEEKNATNSAFSIAQERNDDLTKKVEVANENFKQLKDTLKSFEESTKGLETSLMMERQQNEANRREVGEAQQRVEELLRLVADANGKSTSLQTTVQRLEQSLIEKEATWLTERQESETTNKLLIEAHGRNEELLNKIEVAENDISKFRDNIQRFEETATTLETSLLAEKQHSAAIMSQLAETKQGNEELQKKLADVNRTNDILQDSLKRFEENVTTRDALYLAERQEHDETKQSLSKSQERNWELLQKVDEAEKRINKLLENAQRLEKHATARESLLLKTKQSHDSTTKALVEAESRNRELTKSFEDSDRKINLLEDSVNRLEERIAEKDSLLEIERQENNATKDEVTNAQNKIMELVNESQQLQDIRKHLEDNIKRLEEDATTREALLISEKQTHEATKRTLTETQLRNEELINKIQDSDKHALQLELTIERLQENASTMEALLLREREQSNATMKAHSESQERNSQLLKKFEDVDKKIGLLQGAIQRLGEQTTKDTLLLSERKEKDELKKVLSETEYRNEELVIKIEEENKKVEHLQDTITMLKENIAVQAANLEAERQENDRIRKSLVEAQERNDELFKKVSDSEYRAQQLQDTVQKLQVDAISRLSSFVMERQESDAVRKALAESHGRNEDLIRRNDDLLSRNDDLIKKIEDSGQVVAELQAALERIEGKAANLEAENQILRQQAIATPPSTAKSQAAFSKINAFQQRSPENGHILNGNVAYAEKSLTGPAETRPSMVVNQGSILNLINQKDYESGDKMQRAHNEVYQHQQPQDDQQLLLQYITQHLGFSGSKPVAALLLYQCLLHWKSFETAKTSVFDSILQEINSAIEAQHDTRSLAYWLSNLSTLSVLLQLSFKTTRAAISTPHRRRFSYERIFQASQTSNSGLAYFSAQPVDGPSGLQQIDAKYPALLFKQQLVDLIEKVYGMISDKVKKELNPLLELCIQDPRTSHSNQAKASLSSASHLGQQSQLTHWLGIVKILNNCLHLLRANHVPSILIHKLLTQIFSMVNVQLFNRLLLRRECCSFSNGEYIRAGLTQIKHWCNDVNQEFADSAWEALRHIRQAVDFLVISLKPIRTWSEICDDVCPALSLQQLERIVGMYWDDMNGTNIISAEFTSSMRTMMKEESNNATSFSVLLDDDSSIPFSLEDIAKSMPTIEETTENDLLPFVRENQSFAFILHRRD, encoded by the exons ATG GCTGCCACATTAAAAATTGTTCTTGGCTCCCATATATGGCTGGAAGATAAAGATTTAGCTTGGATTGATGGTGAGGTCTTCCGAATTGAGGGTCAAAAGGCCCATATCCGCACTACCAACGGAAATATG GTTGTTGCGAGCATATCAGACATTCATCCAAAGGACACAGAAGTGCATTCTGATGGAATTGATGATATGATAAGACTATCATACTTGCATGAGCCTGGTGTTTTAAACAATCTATCTGTTCGATAtgcaaaaaatataatttac ACCTATACTGGTAATATATTGATTGCAATCAATCCATTCCAAAGGTTGCCTCATCTTGCTGAACCCCATACTATGGAGAAGTACAAAGGTGCAAATTTCGGTGAGCTAGACCCTCATGTATTTGCAATTGCTGACATTTCTTACAG GCAAATGATGAATGAGAGAAAGAGCAACTCCATATTGGTGAGTGGTGAAAGTGGTGCTGGCAAGACTGAAACCACAAAGATGCTTATGAGATATCTTGCATTTTTGGGTGGACGGTCTAGAACAGGAGGGAGGACAGTTGAACAACAAGTTTTAGAA TCTAATCCAGTCCTTGAAGCTTTTGGCAATGCAAAGACTGTTCGGAACAATAATTCAAG CCGGTTTGGCAAATTTGTTGAAATCCAGTTTGACAAGAGTGGGAAGATATCTGGTGCTGCCATTAGAACATACTTACTTGAAAGATCACGTGTTTGTCAAATCAATAGTCCAGAGAGAAACTACCATTGCTTTTACTTCCTATGTGCAGCACCATCGGAG GAAATTAGAAAGTATAATCTGGGTGACCCTTCGTCGTTTCACTATCTCAACCAATCTACTTGCATTAAAGTTGATGGGATTAGTGACAATGAGGAGTATCTTGCAACAAGAAGTGCTATGAATACAGTTGGCATAACTGAGCAGGAGCAG GAGGCTATATTCCGAGTTGTTGCTGCTGTGCTTCACCTTGGGAACATCAATTTTGTGAAAGGGAGAGAGGTAGATTCATCTGTAATAAAGGATGAGAAAGCTAGGTTCCATCTTAATGCAGCTGCAGAGCTTTTGAT GTGTGATCATGGGAAGTTAGAGAATGCACTGATAAAGAGGAAAATAAATACACCAGAAGGAGTGATTACCACAACAGTTGACCCTAATTCTGCCACAGTTAGCAGAGATGGCTTAGCCAAACAAATATATTCTCGACTATTTGACTG GCTTGTAAGCAGACTAAACGCATCAATAGGACAAGATGAGAACTCTCAATATTTGATCGGCGTGCTTGATATCTATGGTTTTGAAAGTTTCAAGACTAATAG CTTTGAACAATTATGCATCAATTTCACCAACGAAAAACTCCAGCAGCATTTTAACCAG AATGTCTTCAAAATGGAGCAGGAAGAGTATAACCGTGAGCAGATCGATTGGAGTTACATAGAATTTGTTGACAACCAAGACGTGTTGGACTTGATTGAAAAG AAACCTGGTGGGATTGTTGCACTTCTTGATGAAGCTTG TATGTTTCCTAAATGTACACATGAGTCATTTTCTCAGAAGCTGTACGAGAAGTTCAAGAACCACAAAAGGTTTAGCAAACCAAAGCTTTCTCGTACTGCATTTACAATCCAACATTATGCAGGAGAA GTAACATATCAGTCTGATCATTTCCTGGACAAAAACAGAGATTATGTAGTCGTAGAACATCAAGAGTTGCTTAATGCTTCCACGTGCTCCTTTGTGTCAGGGTTATTCCCATCAGTACAAGAGGAGAACACAAAATCTTCAAAGTCCTCAATTGCTAATCGTTTTAAG GGGCAACTCCATGACCTGATGGAGACTTTAAGTTCTACAGAACCTCATTATATTAGATGTATTAAGCCCAATAATCTTCTTAAGCCTGCTACTTTTGAGAACGCCAATGTTTTACATCAACTTCGATGTTCG GGTGTTCTTGAAGCTATTCGCATCAGTTGTGCTGGATACCCTACAAGAAAATTATTTCGTGATTTTCTTCAACGGTTTCGCATTATTGCTCCTGATTTTTTCAAAGAAAG AAATGATGAAAAAGTAATCTGCCAAAAGATTTTGGACAAAATGGGACTCCAGGGTTATCAG ATTGGAAGAACTAAGGTGTTTCTGAGAGCCGGTCAGATGGCTGAATTGGATGCTAGAAGAACTGAAGTGCAGAATAGAGCAGCTAGAGCTGTTCAGAGTAGATTTCGCACTCATGTTGCTCGTGAACAATTTCTTATGCTACACAACACATCCATATCCTTCCAATCTTTTGTTAGAG CAATTTTGGCTTGTAAGCTGCATTTGCTCCTGAGAAAACAAGCTGCAGCTCTGAAAATACAGAAAAACGTCCGCTGCTATTTTGCCTCAAAGTCTTTTTCTGAACTGCGCTCTTCAGCCATTACATTGCAGACAGGATTAAGGGCCTTTGGTGCTTATAACGAATATATTCgcagaaaacaaaacaaagctTCTACTGATATCCAG ACTCAATGGCGTAGCCACAGGGATAATTCAAATTATCTCAAACTGAAGAGATCAGTGTTGATTTATCAGTGTGCATGGAGAATACAAGTTGCTAAAGGAAAACTCAGAAAGCTCAAAATG GCTGCAAGAGATACAGAAGCTCTCAAGGTAGAGAAAGGGAAACTTGAGGAGCATATAGAAGAATTATCAAGCCGTTTGTGTTTGGAAAAGAAACTGAGG AGTGACTTAGAGAATAGCAAAGCAACGGAAATTTCCAAATTACAGACCACTCTTCATGAGATGGAGCGTAGAGTAGAAGAAGCCAGAGCAACACAAGAAAGAGAATCAGCCAAAAAGGTTGTGGAAGAAGCTCTAGTTCTAGAAAGAGAGAAGATAGCTTTATTGACTAAAGAAGTTGAGGAGCTGAAG GTACTACTGCTaaaagaacaagaagaaaaaaatgcaacCAATAGTGCCTTTTCTATTGCTCAAGAAAGAAACGATGACCTAACTAAGAAAGTTGAGGTTGCAAATGAAAACTTCAAGCAGCTTAAAGATACTCTGAAGAG TTTTGAAGAGAGCACAAAAGGACTTGAGACTTCTCTGATGATGGAGAGGCAACAAAACGAGGCAAATAGAAGGGAAGTTGGTGAAGCACAACAAAGAGTTGAAGAACTACTGAGACTGGTTGCAGATGCTAATGGAAAATCCACATCGCTTCAGACTACTGTGCAGAG GTTAGAACAAAGCTTAATTGAGAAAGAGGCCACTTGGCTTACAGAAAGGCAAGAAAGTGAAACAACCAATAAATTGCTCATCGAAGCTCATGGGAGAAATGAggaattgctcaataaaattGAAGTTGCTGAAAATGACATATCTAAATTTCGAGACAATATCCAGAG ATTTGAAGAAACTGCAACAACATTGGAGACTTCATTGCTAGCTGAGAAACAGCACAGTGCTGCAATCATGTCACAGTTAGCTGAAACGAAACAGGGAAATGAAGAGTTGCAGAAGAAGCTGGCAGATGTCAATAGAACAAACGATATACTTCAAGATTCTTTAAAGAG GTTTGAAGAAAATGTAACCACAAGGGACGCCCTGTATTTAGCTGAAAGGCAAGAGCACGATGAAACAAAGCAATCACTTTCTAAATCTCAGGAAAGAAACTGGGAATTGCTTCAGAAAGTTGATGAAGCggagaaaagaataaataagcTTCTGGAGAATGCACAAAG ACTTGAGAAACATGCGACAGCAAGGGAGTCTTTGCTGCTAAAGACAAAGCAAAGTCATGATTCGACAACAAAAGCACTAGTTGAAGCTGAAAGTAGAAACCGAGAGTTAACAAAAAGTTTTGAGGATTCAGACAGGAAAATCAATTTGCTTGAGGATTCAGTGAACAG ACTGGAAGAACGTATAGCAGAGAAAGACTCTTTGTTGGAAATTGAAAGACAAGAAAACAATGCAACCAAGGATGAAGTAACCAATGCTCAAAACAAGATCATGGAATTAGTAAACGAGTCCCAACAATTGCAAGATATCAGAAAACATCTGGAAGATAACATCAAGAG GCTTGAAGAAGATGCTACTACAAGAGAAGCTTTATTGATATCAGAAAAACAGACACATGAGGCAACTAAGAGAACTCTAACTGAAACTCAGTTGAGAAATGAAGAGTTAATCAATAAGATCCAGGATTCTGATAAGCATGCCCTTCAGCTTGAGCTAACTATCGAGAG GCTTCAAGAGAATGCATCTACAATGGAGGCTTTACTTTTGAGAGAACGAGAGCAAAGCAATGCAACTATGAAGGCACATTCAGAAAGTCAAGAAAGAAATTCACAGCTACTAAAGAAATTTGAAGATGTTGACAAGAAAATTGGTCTTCTTCAAGGTGCCATACAAAG GCTTGGTGAACAAACAACAAAAGACACTTTGTTGTTATCTGAGAGAAAGGAGAAGGATGAACTGAAGAAAGTGCTTAGTGAGACTGAATACAGAAATGAAGAGTTAGTAATCAAAATTGAAGAAGAGAACAAAAAAGTTGAGCATCTTCAAGACACCATAACTAT GCTTAAGGAAAATATAGCGGTTCAAGCTGCTAATTTGGAAGCTGAAAGACAAGAAAACGACAGGATTAGGAAATCTCTTGTTGAAGCTCAGGAGAGAAATGACGAGTTATTTAAGAAAGTTAGTGACAGTGAATACAGGGCCCAGCAGCTCCAAGATACTGTGCAAAA GCTTCAAGTTGATGCCATATCAAGATTGTCTTCCTTTGTAATGGAGAGACAAGAAAGTGATGCTGTGAGAAAGGCACTTGCGGAATCTCATGGAAGAAATGAAGATCTAATAAGACGAAATGATGACCTCCTCAGTAGGAATGATGACTTGATCAAGAAAATTGAAGATTCCGGTCAAGTTGTTGCTGAGCTCCAGGCAGCCTTAGAAAG GATAGAAGGGAAAGCGGCCAACTTAGAGGCAGAAAATCAAATTCTTCGCCAACAAGCAATTGCAACCCCCCCATCTACAGCCAAGTCTCAAGCTGCATTCTCTAAAATCA ATGCATTTCAACAGAGAAGTCCAGAAAATGGACATATTTTAAATGGCAACGTAGCATATGCTGAAAAGTCCTTGACTGGTCCAGCAGAAACAAGACCCTCTATGGTTGTTAACCAA GGTAGCATCCTCAATTTGATTAACCAAAAGGATTATGAAAGTGGAGATAAAATGCAAAGAGCACATAATGAAGTATATCAG CACCAGCAGCCCCAGGATGATCAGCAGTTATTGCTTCAGTACATTACCCAGCACCTTGGATTCTCTGGTAGTAAACCTGTCGCTGCGCTTCTTCTATACCAATGCCTTCTTCATTGGAAATCGTTTGAAACAGCAAAAACAAGTGTCTTTGACAGTATCCTACAAGAGATAAACTCAGCAATAGAG GCTCAACATGATACGAGAAGCCTGGCCTATTGGTTATCCAACCTGTCAACATTGTCAGTTCTCCTGCAACTCTCATTTAAAACCACCAGGGCAGCAATCTCAACCCCACATAGACGGAGATTTTCCTACGAGAGGATTTTTCAAGCTAGTCAAACTTCAAATAGCGGACTTGCTTATTTCAGTGCTCAACCGGTGGATGGGCCTAGTGGATTGCAACAAATTGATGCAAAATATCCAGCTTTGCTCTTCAAGCAGCAGCTTGTGGATCTGATTGAGAAGGTGTATGGAATGATAAGTGACAAGGTGAAGAAGGAGCTTAACCCGTTACTTGAGTTGTGCATACAG GATCCAAGGACTTCTCACTCAAATCAAGCAAAGGCCTCACTATCATCTGCTAGTCACTTGGGCCAACAAAGCCAACTCACACACTGGTTGGGCATAGTGAAAATCCTCAACAACTGCTTGCATCTGCTAAGAGCAAATCAT GTCCCATCAATTCTGATCCACAAGTTGCTTACCCAAATATTTTCTATGGTCAATGTTCAACTATTTAATAG ACTTCTGTTGCGCCGTGAATGTTGTTCGTTCAGCAACGGGGAGTATATCAGAGCTGGACTAACTCAAATAAAACATTGGTGCAATGATGTTAATCAAGAG TTTGCAGATTCAGCCTGGGAAGCACTGAGGCATATAAGACAAGCTGTTGATTTCTTG GTAATTTCGCTGAAGCCAATACGGACATGGAGTGAAATATGCGATGATGTTTGCCCA GCTCTCAGCTTACAGCAGCTTGAGCGTATAGTTGGCATGTACTGGGATGATATGAATGGCACAAACATTATTTCAGCAGAG TTCACATCAAGCATGAGAACTATGATGAAGGAGGAATCAAATAATGCCACCAGCTTTTCTGTCCTGTTGGATGACGATTCCAG CATACCTTTTTCACTTGAAGACATTGCGAAGTCGATGCCAACCATTGAGGAGACGACAGAGAATGACCTGCTACCTTTTGTCCGTGAAAACCAAAGCTTTGCGTTTATATTGCACAGGAGAGATTGA